A genomic window from Glycine max cultivar Williams 82 chromosome 17, Glycine_max_v4.0, whole genome shotgun sequence includes:
- the LOC100779842 gene encoding auxin-responsive protein SAUR50 — MSSVDLKKSNKIREIVRLKEILKKWRKIANSSKSTTTIATATSTTSKSMKFLKRTLSLSEREGGSSNVVPKGYLAVCVGEELKRFTIPTEHLGHQAFQILLREAEEEFGFQQTGVLRIPCEVAAFESILKMVEGKEDMFSSQECRLSIEEMMIEYCSENQLAYSHHPQSPLCR, encoded by the coding sequence ATGTCTTCTGTGGATCTAAAGAAATCTAACAAAATAAGAGAAATTGTTAGACTGAAAGAGATCCTCAAGAAATGGAGAAAAATAGCCAACTCATCAAAAAGCACTACCACTATCGCCACGGCTACCTCTACCACAAGCAAGAGCATGAAGTTTCTCAAGAGAACACTTTCCCTATCAGAACGTGAAGGAGGGTCAAGCAATGTTGTCCCAAAAGGGTACCTAGCTGTTTGTGTTGGTGAAGAGCTCAAGAGGTTCACTATACCAACTGAACATTTGGGTCACCAAGCCTTTCAGATTCTCCTCAGAGAAGCAGAAGAAGAATTCGGCTTTCAGCAAACGGGTGTTCTGAGGATTCCTTGTGAAGTTGCAGCTTTTGAGAGCATCTTGAAGATGGTGGAAGGAAAGGAGGACATGTTTTCATCCCAAGAATGTAGACTTAGCATTGAAGAGATGATGATTGAGTACTGCTCAGAAAACCAACTTGCTTATTCTCACCATCCTCAAAGTCCATTGTGCAGATAG